CTATCGCTTGGGGGATGGAAAGGGGGAGGTTATCCCCCTTTCGGAGATCGCCCTCTTCGGGGTCCATAACTTAGAGAATGTGCTTTCTGCGGTGGCGGTGGCGCTCATTGTTGGAGCCCGTCCTGAGCCATTAAGAGAGGTTCTGAGGAGCTTCAAGGGGCTCCCCCACCGCTTGGAGTTCGTCGCTGAGATAGAGGGGATAAGGTTTTTTAACGATTCCAAAGCGACCAACATAGACGCGGTGGCGAAGGCGATAGAAAGCTTTGAAAGCCCCCTCATCCTCATCCTTGGGGGGAGGGATAAGAACGGCGATTTCTCCGCCTTGATCCCCTTGATAAAAAAGCGGGTGAAGACGGTGCTCACCATCGGGGAGGCAGCAAAGAAGATCGAGGGAATACTTGGCGATGTTGTTCCCCTGCGTCGGGTCTCCTCGCTCGCCGAAGCGGTAAAGGTGGGGTTTTCCGAGGGGAAGCCCGGGGATACGGTGCTTCTCTCGCCCGGCTGCGCCAGTTTCGATATGTTCCTCAACTTCGAGGAGCGAGGGGATGTATTTAAGGAAGAGGTGCGCAAACTGAAGCGGAGGAGGGAGAATGCCTAAGAGGTTTGCTCCTGATCCGATACTCCTTTTGACCATCGCGCTTCTCTTCGTCTTTGGCTTGATGATGGTTTATTCCGCCTCCGGTGTCTATGCGGATAAGACCTTTGGGAATAGCTACTTCCTTCTTATGAAGCAACTCGCTGCTGGCTTTATCGGGGTGGTGGCGATGCTCTTCCTCTCGAACCTCAATTATCGCATCCTAAGGGAGAAGGCGGTCATCTACCTCCTCATAGGAATCACCTTTATTCTTCTTATCGCGGTCCTCTTTGCTCCAGCGGTGAATGGCGCCCATCGCTGGTTAAGGTTTGGTGCCTTTTCCTTTCAGCCCTCGGAGCTCGCGAAGTTGGTACTGGTCATCTTTCTCGCGAGGAGACTCGCCAATAAGGAGAAAGGGGAACTCCCAAAGAGAGGAGATATCCCCCTCCTTCTTTTCGTTCTCGGGGGGTTCTCCTTCCTCGTTATCATAGAACGCGATCTTGGCTCCTCGATGTTCATCCTCACCCTTGGCTTGGTGCTTCTCTTCATCGGAGGGATGAGCTTTGGCTATCTCGTCCTGTTCGCTGCCGGCACTACCTTTTTCTTCTGGTATGCGGTATTCATCAGGCATCATGGTATTATGCGAGTTCTCGCCTACCTCGATCCCTGGAGTTATTCTCGCCAGGGAGGATGGCAGATCATCCAATCCCTTACCGCCATCGGAAGCGGTGGCATCTTTGGGGTGGGCTTCGGCCAGGGGGAACAGAAACTCTTCTTCCTCCCCAAGCCATATACCGATTTCATCTTCTCGGTTATCAGCGAGGAACTCGGCTTCATTGGAGCATCGGCGGTTATAGCTGCCTTTATCATCATTCTCATCCGGGGGCTTAAGGTTTCCTTCAACGCTCCTGATCCCTTTGGGAGGTATTTAGCCCTCGGTATCACCTTGATGATAGTGATTCAGGCACTGATAAATATAAGCGTGGCGTTGAACATCCTGCCTACCAAGGGGATACCGCTCCCCTTGATAAGCTATGGTGGTTCTTCGCTTTTGATTACCCTTTGTGCGTTGGGAATACTGCTCAATATCTCTCGGTATAGCTCTTTTCGGGTAGGATGATGGGGTATTTCGACCTTGACGATGAAAGGAGGCTGAAGGTGATAATAGCTGGCGGGGGAACCGGAGGGCATATCTACCCCGGGATC
This window of the Acidobacteriota bacterium genome carries:
- the ftsW gene encoding putative lipid II flippase FtsW: MPKRFAPDPILLLTIALLFVFGLMMVYSASGVYADKTFGNSYFLLMKQLAAGFIGVVAMLFLSNLNYRILREKAVIYLLIGITFILLIAVLFAPAVNGAHRWLRFGAFSFQPSELAKLVLVIFLARRLANKEKGELPKRGDIPLLLFVLGGFSFLVIIERDLGSSMFILTLGLVLLFIGGMSFGYLVLFAAGTTFFFWYAVFIRHHGIMRVLAYLDPWSYSRQGGWQIIQSLTAIGSGGIFGVGFGQGEQKLFFLPKPYTDFIFSVISEELGFIGASAVIAAFIIILIRGLKVSFNAPDPFGRYLALGITLMIVIQALINISVALNILPTKGIPLPLISYGGSSLLITLCALGILLNISRYSSFRVG